In a genomic window of Apteryx mantelli isolate bAptMan1 chromosome 2, bAptMan1.hap1, whole genome shotgun sequence:
- the LOC136991296 gene encoding uncharacterized protein, whose translation MACAKEWRAPLKAGAIRACVERLVKEGAITSPMEILREELWLQCTAALAEFPMNGGSARELKVWGLIRMLLRRAREERETWKAAREALRGSGIRVGSTEIEGAAEETAPEGGEERVEEQGEEQRDGGLVMPAGLGEEASRAPPPHYPWDELRQADRAGQPCPVAPSEPEGEGERGENERGNERENERENERENERGRIRTPNEWLPGALMVPDKSWNQGESAAKDGAGDRERGWRRVTFDSTRRASGRERVSEDEMDSLTRRLQEVYRGGEREGGVRAEEVEEDVEIGLEQALRLLRRLEREVQKQQRMLQRLADTRSQDDSSGEKPRAELYLPDWQLSAGAVTLRGLKLTAPPETPSALPVRLAPGGLIEWTPIDPKAVYEELGKLVKVEPPWTKIKQTHAESFTEFCDRLQRAIAESDLPPEAQGPVMTECLWQQSDAMTQDILKTIPTGTPFSVVIRTVLQKQNQGTAAAQALVTAVDQMRKGPQRCFSCGYHREEGRRQMGCCCMAALMFIAGFMIPGTAESYWRR comes from the exons atggcctgcgccaaggaatggcgggcgccgctgaaggcgggcgcgatacgagcgtgtgtagagaggctcgtaaaggagggagcgattacttctcctatggagattctgcgggaggaactgtggctgcaatgcacagcagcgctggcggagttcccgatgaacgggggatccgcgagggagttaaaggtgtgggggctgataagaatgctcctgcggagagcgagggaggaacgggagacgtggaaggcggctagagaggcacttagagggagtgggatacgcgtggggtcgacggagatagagggagcggcggaggagacggcgccagaggggggagaggagcgggtcgaagagcaaggggaggaacaacgggacggaggtctggtgatgccagccgggctgggagaagaggcttcgcgtgcccctccaccacactacccctgggacgagttgcgacaggcagacagagcaggacaaccttgccccgtcgcgcccagtgagcccgagggggaaggagaaaggggggagaatgagcgagggaatgagcgagagaatgagcgagagaatgagcgagagaatgagcgagggagaatacgaacaccgaatgagtggctccccggggcactcatggtacctgataagagctggaatcagggcgagtcagcggccaaagatggcgccggggacagagaaagagggtggaggagagtcaccttcgatagtacgagacgagccagtgggagggaacgggtgagcgaggatgagatggacagccttacaaggcggcttcaagaagtctatcgggggggggagcgcgagggaggcgtgagagcggaggaggtggaggaggatgtggagataggactagagcaggcgctgcggctcctgcggaggctggagagagaagtacaaaaacaacagcggatgctgcagcgactggccgacacacgatcccaggacgattccagtggcgaaaagccccgagccgagttatacctgccagattggcaactatcagcgggggcggtgacattacggggtcttaaactcacggcaccccctgaaacgccgtcggcgctgccggtacgcctggcgcccggagggctcatagaatggacgcccatcgacccaaaggccgtgtatgaagaactcgggaagctagtaaaggtagagccaccctggacaaagataaaacagacacacgcagagagcttcactgaattctgtgacaggctccagcgggccattgcagagtcagacttgccccctgaggcccagggtccggtcatgacggagtgcctctggcagcagagtgacgccatgacgcaggacatcctgaaaacgatccctacaGGAACACCattttcggttgtcatccgcacggtactgcaaaaacagaatcagggaacagcagcagcgcaggctcttgtcacggcggtggaccagatgagaaagggaccacagcgttgcttctcttgtggatatcacagggaagagg ggcgacgccagatgggatgctgctgcatggctgcattgatgtttatcgccggcttcatgattccggggaccgcagagtcatactggaggagatga